In the genome of Acidobacteriota bacterium, one region contains:
- a CDS encoding protein kinase, which produces MSTPASARACRIFFALSEVPPPERAAALDRECGDDLTLRAEVEALLADLDGGAGPLDTPVVPPPKEPPSRATMGTEVGGFTLLDVLGTGGAGVVYRALQRRPVRTVALKVLRHWLASNSVRKRFEVEAEILGRLQHPGIAQVFAAHPGDETTPAHIAMELVDGPPITDYADAAGLDVRGRVDLLARVCDAVQHAHQRGVIHRDLKPANILVAADGQPKVVDFGVARSARASAAHSTIRTEAGQLLGTLPFMSPEQVQASPDEVDTRTDVYSLGVVLFRLLCGFVPFAHDDPSLPELARRIVSEAPPRLPASVTRAGGELDTIVRRVLAKDKNRRYASAADLAADLRRFLSGDPVSASTDSAWYLLRTRVVHYRRALAAATAGAVALAAVAAYATFQHSLATRLSESLESELSASNIERGRLLSLTGNHRSAETLVWREFFESPRSAHALWTLAEIYSRQPVLWSITAHEADAVSVRYDRSGRRLLTAGIDGHLRVFDAETGARQVDVEAHAGRVVQAVFAADDRFVVSTGTDRALTVWALGGEAPTHFTRIPGDFGVLAPVPGSTRVVAARGHELVLVDVAEGRELAAAPLRPSPIRKVAVGPTGELAAAAHEDGHVTVYDFARGRVHATWAAHEAIVAAVAFHPDGRQIATGAGNGQLRLWAVDDASLLREWLVDEGTIRNVAFSADGRLLGSAGWWRASVWSLEEGLRRDYALSLGALDVAFSPDGRRFASIDEVPGRLYVWDLEAEPRRWRWQAHHDRVSALLLADDDRTLLTSSYRGDLRRSAADGGHGAATLFEFGARIRAAALSPSSDAVAIAGLRDEVVVLRRTDGRQVGGVGVPGRTATVAFDGDDGLVVGEGDGGVARWHWPDARELWRAPSDDGEVLAVLPWAGRVAAAHRRWAVVVRRMEDGAIERRLVTDTAPFSLARSPDGRWLAAGTWGGTVIVWETERWAQVAALRGHARLVDGVDFSADGLLLATASREGHARVWEVGTWRHLMATADRPSGAERVKFLADGRHLIIGYDDGAVEVVDLRYFHRHVAGNAESRFDLLRQSEGPLPAAAAEVLEWSRRMRTGERPATTSTAR; this is translated from the coding sequence GTGAGCACGCCGGCCAGCGCCCGGGCCTGCCGGATCTTCTTCGCACTGTCGGAGGTGCCGCCGCCGGAGCGCGCGGCCGCGCTCGACCGTGAGTGCGGGGACGATCTCACCCTCAGGGCCGAGGTGGAAGCGTTGCTCGCCGACCTCGATGGCGGTGCCGGGCCGCTCGACACGCCGGTCGTACCTCCGCCGAAGGAACCGCCCTCGCGCGCCACGATGGGCACCGAGGTCGGCGGGTTCACGCTCCTCGACGTGCTGGGCACCGGCGGCGCAGGCGTCGTGTACCGGGCGCTGCAGCGCCGCCCCGTCCGCACGGTCGCGCTGAAGGTGCTGCGGCACTGGCTCGCCTCGAATTCGGTGCGGAAGCGGTTCGAGGTCGAGGCCGAGATTCTCGGACGCCTCCAGCACCCCGGCATCGCGCAGGTGTTCGCCGCGCATCCCGGCGACGAGACGACGCCGGCGCACATCGCGATGGAACTCGTCGATGGGCCGCCGATCACCGACTACGCCGACGCGGCCGGCCTCGACGTGCGCGGTCGCGTCGACCTGCTCGCGCGGGTCTGCGACGCCGTGCAGCACGCCCACCAGCGCGGTGTCATCCACCGCGACCTGAAGCCGGCCAACATCCTCGTGGCGGCCGACGGGCAGCCGAAGGTCGTCGACTTCGGCGTGGCCCGTTCGGCGCGCGCGAGCGCGGCGCACAGCACGATCCGGACCGAGGCCGGTCAACTGCTCGGCACGCTGCCGTTCATGAGCCCGGAGCAGGTCCAGGCGAGCCCGGACGAAGTCGATACCCGCACCGACGTCTACTCGCTCGGCGTGGTGCTGTTCCGGCTGCTCTGCGGCTTCGTGCCGTTCGCCCACGACGACCCGTCGCTGCCGGAGCTTGCCCGGCGCATCGTGAGCGAGGCCCCGCCCCGTCTGCCGGCCAGCGTGACCCGCGCGGGGGGCGAGCTCGACACCATCGTGCGGCGCGTGCTCGCCAAGGACAAGAACCGCCGCTACGCGTCGGCGGCCGATCTCGCGGCCGACCTTCGCCGGTTCCTCTCGGGCGATCCCGTCTCGGCGTCGACCGACTCCGCCTGGTACCTCCTGCGCACGCGCGTCGTGCACTACCGTCGGGCGCTCGCCGCGGCCACCGCAGGCGCGGTCGCCCTCGCCGCCGTCGCCGCCTACGCGACGTTCCAGCACTCGCTCGCGACGCGACTGAGCGAGAGCCTCGAGTCGGAGCTGTCGGCGAGCAACATCGAACGAGGCCGTCTATTGAGCCTGACGGGGAATCATCGGAGCGCCGAGACGCTCGTCTGGCGCGAGTTCTTCGAGTCGCCTCGCTCGGCCCACGCGCTCTGGACGCTCGCCGAGATCTACTCACGACAGCCGGTGCTCTGGAGCATCACCGCACACGAGGCCGACGCGGTGAGCGTCCGGTACGATCGGAGCGGCCGGCGGCTGCTCACCGCCGGCATCGACGGGCACCTCCGCGTCTTCGACGCCGAGACGGGCGCCAGACAGGTAGACGTCGAGGCCCACGCCGGGCGCGTCGTCCAGGCCGTGTTCGCCGCCGACGACCGGTTCGTGGTGTCGACTGGTACCGACCGAGCCCTGACCGTGTGGGCGCTGGGCGGTGAGGCCCCCACCCACTTCACGAGGATCCCGGGCGATTTCGGCGTGCTCGCGCCCGTCCCCGGGTCGACCCGGGTCGTTGCCGCCCGGGGGCACGAACTGGTGCTCGTCGACGTCGCGGAGGGGCGCGAACTGGCCGCCGCGCCGCTTCGCCCTTCGCCCATCCGCAAGGTCGCCGTCGGCCCGACCGGCGAGCTGGCTGCCGCCGCGCACGAGGACGGACACGTCACCGTGTACGACTTCGCGCGCGGCCGCGTCCACGCCACGTGGGCGGCGCACGAGGCCATCGTCGCCGCCGTGGCCTTCCACCCGGACGGACGCCAGATCGCAACCGGCGCCGGCAACGGACAGCTGCGCCTCTGGGCGGTTGACGACGCCAGTCTGCTCCGGGAATGGCTGGTCGACGAGGGCACGATCCGCAACGTCGCGTTCTCGGCCGACGGGCGGCTGCTCGGATCGGCCGGGTGGTGGCGGGCTTCCGTGTGGTCGCTCGAGGAGGGCCTGCGGCGCGACTACGCGCTGTCACTGGGCGCGCTCGACGTCGCCTTCTCGCCCGATGGCCGACGGTTCGCGAGCATCGACGAGGTGCCCGGCCGGCTGTACGTCTGGGACCTCGAGGCCGAACCGCGCCGCTGGCGTTGGCAGGCGCACCACGATCGCGTGTCGGCCCTGCTGCTCGCCGACGACGATCGCACGCTCCTCACGTCGAGCTACCGCGGGGACCTGCGTCGATCGGCGGCCGACGGAGGGCACGGGGCCGCGACGCTCTTCGAGTTCGGCGCGCGCATTCGCGCGGCGGCCCTCAGCCCCTCGAGCGACGCCGTGGCCATCGCCGGCCTGCGCGACGAGGTCGTCGTGTTGCGGCGGACGGACGGGCGGCAGGTGGGCGGCGTCGGCGTGCCCGGCCGCACCGCGACCGTGGCGTTCGACGGCGACGACGGGCTCGTCGTTGGTGAGGGTGACGGGGGCGTCGCACGATGGCACTGGCCGGACGCCCGCGAGCTCTGGAGAGCACCGAGCGACGATGGGGAGGTGCTCGCCGTCCTGCCGTGGGCGGGACGGGTGGCCGCGGCGCACCGCCGCTGGGCGGTGGTGGTGCGGAGGATGGAGGACGGCGCGATCGAGCGCCGCCTGGTCACCGACACCGCGCCTTTCTCGCTCGCGCGCAGCCCGGATGGCCGCTGGCTGGCGGCAGGCACCTGGGGCGGGACGGTGATCGTCTGGGAGACGGAGAGGTGGGCCCAGGTCGCCGCGCTCCGCGGTCACGCGCGCCTCGTCGACGGGGTCGACTTCAGCGCCGACGGCCTGCTGCTTGCGACCGCCAGCCGCGAGGGGCACGCCCGGGTGTGGGAGGTCGGCACGTGGCGCCACCTGATGGCGACCGCGGACCGGCCGTCGGGCGCGGAGCGAGTGAAGTTCCTCGCGGACGGCCGGCACCTGATCATCGGATACGACGATGGAGCGGTCGAGGTCGTCGACCTGCGGTACTTCCACCGGCACGTCGCGGGCAACGCCGAATCGCGTTTCGACCTGCTGCGTCAGTCGGAGGGGCCGCTGCCTGCGGCGGCGGCCGAAGTCCTCGAGTGGAGTCGGCGGATGCGGACGGGAGAGCGGCCCGCGACGACCTCGACGGCGAGGTGA
- a CDS encoding carboxypeptidase regulatory-like domain-containing protein, which yields MKHRVTVVAVALALMASAGVVLAQQQTGEIFGRVADTSGAVLPGTVVTVSGPALIQPRVAVTSETGTYRFPELPIGTYTVTAELAGFRTIIRQDIRLTIGFSAQVNFDLDVSAVEESVTVTGETPLVDTRSTTAKTTFDLDTLQNIPSARDPWAMLERAPGIAMDRVNVGGTQSGQQASQVSRGSWTANNKWSMDGVDITDMSAVGASPIYYDFDMLQEMQVTTGGADVTQQTGGVGINFVTRSGTDALRGSGRFYVTDDKFESANVTDEIRLQGAGSGAPIQNIKDYGFEVGGPILRGKLWFWGSYGKQDVKAGIVGFYLPTDRCQAMKAALRLDPLAYPIKEVWECLGTDGTELNNYNWKINWAPFQGNRFSFQNTWAEKYKNARDASDTRPPETTFIQSAVPKEYGKWGWLTGPSPVWKASDQHILSDRWLVEATWAHVGNNFILNFQSPDLNDVQPVYEITTGVWGRSYQRAGPYIRPTNSVDVLTNYFLPSRLGGDHQFKAGLRWRIAMAHSETHWGGNTVARFRNGVASEAYLYRDTITEYDLKTWALYLQDTFTMKRLTLNLGVRYDRQRDYARPTSVPAHPFIPDWLPAVSFDGADSGIVWNDVSPRLGMTYDLMGTGKTVAKASFSIYYGQMSSGQVAGTLNPVTQALIAFPWADANGDRVVQRNELDFSRILTFGGNYNPDNPTALTTVGTVDPGIKADRTREFIAGVDHELMPNFAVSASYIWRKYDRFHWNDRVGLTSADYVARTFTPTCTAANARCETVTYYEPAIPIPAAYIYTNIPDMYRDYNGFELVAIKRYSDRWQATVSYAFNNSVDNWASPNAYEDPTCRTGTGNNAVCPPSQQFAPEASASGIDNIFTNAKWLVKASGMYTLPWWDIGLAGFYNLRQGYPFPQAVRTPSRANRAGTVDVLLEPLGELRLDNLYTLDFRVDKTFQFGKMKMVPGLDIFNVTNVNTVLARRRLQGAADAGNISGIVAPRVMRFGVRVTW from the coding sequence ATGAAACATCGTGTGACGGTCGTGGCGGTCGCCCTGGCCCTCATGGCCAGTGCGGGCGTCGTCCTCGCCCAGCAGCAGACGGGCGAGATTTTCGGTCGCGTGGCCGACACATCGGGCGCGGTGCTGCCGGGCACGGTCGTGACCGTGAGCGGTCCGGCGCTCATCCAGCCGCGCGTCGCGGTGACGTCGGAGACTGGCACGTACCGCTTCCCCGAACTGCCGATTGGCACGTACACGGTGACGGCGGAGCTCGCCGGCTTCCGGACCATCATCCGGCAGGACATCCGCCTCACGATTGGCTTCAGCGCGCAGGTCAACTTCGACCTGGACGTGTCGGCCGTGGAGGAGTCGGTGACCGTGACCGGCGAGACGCCGCTCGTCGACACCCGGTCGACGACGGCCAAGACCACGTTCGACCTCGACACGCTGCAGAACATCCCGTCGGCGCGCGATCCGTGGGCGATGCTCGAGCGGGCGCCCGGCATCGCGATGGACCGCGTGAACGTTGGCGGCACCCAGTCGGGACAGCAGGCGAGCCAGGTGTCGCGCGGGTCGTGGACGGCCAACAACAAGTGGTCGATGGACGGCGTGGACATCACCGACATGTCGGCGGTGGGCGCCTCGCCCATCTACTACGACTTCGACATGCTGCAGGAGATGCAGGTCACGACGGGGGGGGCGGACGTCACCCAGCAGACGGGCGGCGTTGGCATCAACTTCGTGACGCGGAGCGGGACCGACGCCCTGCGCGGGTCGGGACGGTTCTACGTGACCGACGACAAGTTCGAATCGGCCAACGTCACCGACGAGATCCGGCTCCAGGGGGCCGGGTCGGGCGCGCCCATCCAGAACATCAAGGACTACGGCTTCGAGGTCGGCGGCCCCATCCTGCGGGGCAAGCTGTGGTTCTGGGGCAGCTACGGCAAGCAGGACGTCAAGGCAGGCATCGTCGGCTTCTACCTCCCCACCGACCGGTGCCAGGCGATGAAGGCGGCGCTTCGGCTCGATCCGCTCGCGTACCCGATCAAGGAGGTGTGGGAGTGCCTTGGGACCGACGGTACCGAGCTGAACAACTACAACTGGAAGATCAACTGGGCGCCGTTCCAGGGCAACCGCTTCTCGTTCCAGAACACCTGGGCGGAGAAGTACAAGAACGCCCGCGACGCGTCGGATACGCGGCCGCCCGAGACGACCTTCATCCAGAGCGCGGTGCCGAAGGAGTACGGGAAGTGGGGCTGGCTGACGGGGCCGTCGCCGGTGTGGAAGGCCAGCGACCAGCACATCCTGTCGGATCGCTGGCTGGTGGAGGCGACGTGGGCGCACGTCGGCAACAACTTCATCCTGAACTTCCAGAGCCCTGACCTGAACGACGTGCAGCCGGTCTACGAGATCACGACCGGCGTCTGGGGGCGCTCGTACCAGCGTGCGGGCCCGTACATCCGGCCAACCAACAGCGTCGACGTGCTGACCAACTACTTCCTGCCCTCCAGGCTCGGTGGCGACCACCAGTTCAAGGCGGGCCTGCGGTGGCGGATCGCGATGGCGCACTCCGAGACGCACTGGGGCGGGAACACCGTGGCGCGGTTCCGCAACGGCGTGGCGTCGGAGGCGTACCTCTACCGCGACACGATCACCGAGTACGACCTCAAGACATGGGCGTTGTACCTGCAGGACACCTTCACCATGAAGCGCCTGACCCTGAACCTCGGCGTCAGGTACGACCGGCAGCGAGACTACGCCAGGCCGACGAGCGTGCCGGCGCACCCGTTCATTCCCGATTGGCTGCCGGCGGTGTCGTTCGACGGGGCCGACTCGGGCATCGTCTGGAACGACGTCTCGCCACGCCTCGGCATGACCTACGACCTGATGGGGACCGGCAAGACGGTCGCGAAGGCGTCCTTCTCGATCTACTACGGCCAGATGTCGAGCGGGCAGGTGGCGGGCACGCTGAACCCCGTCACGCAGGCGCTCATCGCGTTCCCCTGGGCCGATGCGAACGGCGATCGCGTGGTCCAGCGCAACGAGCTCGACTTCAGCCGGATCCTGACCTTCGGTGGCAACTACAACCCTGACAACCCCACGGCGCTGACGACCGTCGGCACGGTCGACCCGGGCATCAAGGCCGATCGGACCCGCGAGTTCATCGCGGGGGTTGATCACGAGCTGATGCCCAACTTCGCCGTGAGCGCCAGTTACATCTGGCGGAAATACGATCGCTTCCACTGGAACGATCGCGTCGGGCTGACGAGCGCCGACTACGTGGCCCGGACGTTCACGCCGACGTGCACGGCCGCCAATGCGCGCTGCGAGACGGTGACCTACTACGAGCCGGCCATCCCGATTCCGGCGGCGTACATCTACACGAACATTCCCGACATGTACCGGGACTACAACGGCTTCGAGCTCGTCGCGATCAAGCGCTACTCCGACCGGTGGCAGGCGACCGTCAGCTACGCCTTCAACAACTCGGTCGACAACTGGGCCTCGCCGAACGCGTACGAGGATCCCACCTGTCGTACCGGCACCGGCAACAACGCCGTCTGCCCGCCGTCGCAGCAGTTTGCGCCCGAGGCGAGCGCGAGCGGCATCGACAACATCTTCACGAACGCCAAGTGGCTCGTGAAGGCGAGCGGGATGTACACGCTGCCGTGGTGGGACATCGGCCTCGCGGGTTTCTACAACCTGCGCCAGGGCTACCCGTTCCCGCAGGCGGTGCGCACGCCGTCGCGCGCCAACAGGGCGGGCACGGTGGACGTGCTGCTCGAGCCGCTCGGCGAGCTGCGCCTCGACAACCTCTACACGCTCGACTTCCGGGTCGACAAGACGTTCCAGTTCGGCAAGATGAAGATGGTGCCCGGGCTGGACATCTTCAACGTCACGAACGTGAACACCGTGCTCGCGCGGCGGCGCCTGCAGGGAGCGGCTGACGCGGGCAACATCAGCGGCATCGTCGCGCCGCGCGTGATGCGGTTCGGCGTGCGCGTGACCTGGTAG